In Proteus vulgaris, one DNA window encodes the following:
- a CDS encoding 2-hydroxyacyl-CoA dehydratase subunit D, with protein MSNVDMNAPDYIPAKKRLQKIAADAYQRAWDAKNSGEKIGWCASNFPQEIAETLGLCVVYPENQAAAIAAKGAGLKMCEHAESMGYSNDICAYARISLSYMDIKQCEEMDMPQPDFLLCCNNICNCMIKWYENIAYELNIPMILIDIPYKNDYDTDDVTVKYVQAQFDDAIKQLEKVTGKVFSEEKFKEVCEISQRTGRAWLKAAEYCQYEPSPMNGFDLFNHMAVAVCARGKLEAALAFEQLCEEMEQNIKEKKSTYRGEEKYRVLFEGIACWPYLRATSTPLKEQGINVTATVYATAFGVIYQNSDEMMRAYSYVPNCVSVERAADMRISVSRQNKVDGAIIHVNRSCKLWSGIMPEIERRIRHELKIPTVTFDGDQADPRVFSEAQYVTRVEALTEIMAANKADMKKGDI; from the coding sequence ATGAGCAATGTAGATATGAATGCGCCGGATTATATTCCTGCGAAAAAACGACTGCAAAAAATTGCGGCTGATGCTTATCAGCGTGCGTGGGATGCTAAAAATAGCGGTGAAAAAATAGGCTGGTGTGCCTCTAACTTCCCACAAGAAATTGCGGAAACATTAGGTTTATGTGTGGTTTATCCTGAAAACCAAGCCGCAGCAATTGCGGCAAAAGGTGCAGGTTTAAAAATGTGTGAGCATGCAGAAAGCATGGGATATTCCAATGATATCTGTGCTTATGCTCGGATCAGTCTTTCTTACATGGATATTAAGCAGTGTGAAGAGATGGATATGCCTCAGCCTGATTTCTTGCTGTGCTGCAACAATATCTGTAACTGCATGATCAAGTGGTATGAAAATATCGCATACGAATTGAATATCCCGATGATCCTTATCGATATTCCTTATAAAAATGATTATGACACTGATGATGTGACTGTGAAGTATGTTCAAGCGCAATTTGATGATGCGATTAAACAACTTGAAAAAGTCACTGGCAAAGTCTTCTCTGAAGAGAAATTTAAAGAAGTTTGTGAAATCTCACAACGCACAGGGCGTGCATGGTTAAAAGCAGCAGAATATTGCCAATATGAACCGTCTCCAATGAATGGTTTTGATCTGTTTAACCACATGGCGGTTGCTGTTTGTGCGCGTGGCAAATTAGAAGCTGCACTGGCTTTTGAGCAACTGTGTGAAGAGATGGAACAAAACATCAAAGAGAAAAAATCGACTTACCGCGGTGAAGAAAAATACCGTGTTCTCTTTGAAGGTATTGCCTGCTGGCCTTATTTGCGTGCCACATCTACCCCGTTAAAAGAACAAGGTATCAACGTTACCGCTACTGTTTACGCCACTGCATTTGGTGTGATTTATCAAAACAGTGACGAGATGATGCGTGCTTACTCTTATGTCCCTAACTGCGTCTCTGTCGAGCGTGCGGCAGATATGCGTATTAGCGTTAGCCGTCAAAATAAAGTTGATGGTGCAATTATTCACGTTAACCGTAGTTGTAAGCTCTGGAGTGGCATTATGCCCGAAATTGAGCGCCGTATTCGCCATGAACTTAAGATCCCAACGGTGACTTTTGATGGCGACCAAGCAGATCCTCGTGTTTTCTCAGAAGCGCAGTATGTCACCCGTGTTGAAGCATTAACAGAAATTATGGCTGCGAATAAAGCAGATATGAAAAAGGGAGACATCTAA
- a CDS encoding acyl-CoA dehydratase activase, whose protein sequence is MQQDIFTMGVDIGSSASKCIIMKNGDAIVAKSLASVGAGTSGPEKAIAEVLSQFGGSLSQISWICATGYGRNSLKEANKEVSELSCHAKGAHFLFPGVKTVIDIGGQDVKALHMDGAGRLLNFVMNDKCAAGTGRFLDVMSRVLETKISDLAQEGAKSTKKVTISSTCTVFSESEVISHLANNETIPDVINGIHRSVASRIAGLAKRVGVEAPVVMTGGVASNFEVVRYVSEELNASIATSPLSQYNGAIGAAIYAFEAYRHQLEDDALTIGTSK, encoded by the coding sequence ATGCAACAAGACATTTTCACAATGGGCGTTGATATCGGATCGTCTGCATCAAAATGCATCATCATGAAAAATGGTGACGCAATTGTCGCTAAATCACTGGCATCAGTGGGTGCAGGAACCTCAGGGCCTGAAAAAGCGATCGCTGAAGTATTAAGCCAATTTGGTGGCTCCCTCAGTCAGATCAGTTGGATCTGTGCAACAGGTTATGGGCGTAATTCTCTGAAAGAAGCCAATAAAGAAGTGAGTGAACTGAGCTGTCATGCCAAAGGCGCGCACTTTCTTTTTCCGGGCGTCAAAACAGTGATTGATATCGGCGGTCAAGACGTTAAAGCACTTCATATGGATGGTGCAGGCCGTTTATTAAACTTTGTGATGAATGACAAGTGCGCCGCCGGTACAGGACGCTTTTTAGATGTAATGTCGAGAGTATTAGAAACCAAGATTTCTGACCTCGCTCAAGAGGGCGCTAAGTCCACTAAGAAAGTCACGATTAGCTCAACCTGTACTGTGTTCTCTGAATCAGAAGTGATTTCTCATCTCGCGAATAACGAAACAATACCCGACGTTATTAATGGCATTCACCGCTCTGTAGCTAGCCGTATTGCTGGTCTTGCAAAACGAGTGGGTGTTGAAGCCCCTGTTGTGATGACAGGCGGTGTTGCCAGTAATTTTGAAGTTGTTCGTTATGTAAGCGAAGAGTTGAACGCCTCTATCGCCACCTCACCTTTATCACAATACAACGGGGCGATAGGTGCCGCCATTTATGCCTTTGAAGCGTACCGCCATCAACTGGAAGACGATGCGTTAACAATAGGAACATCAAAATGA
- a CDS encoding helix-turn-helix domain-containing protein — MKSMFTTRELPDVDRFSVFRDTIKDRFLSSYECNEVELPPHSRFYANIVEQKVTNIRFIQLESNGHWASSRPLTHKLSLEEHFQIEIQRSGTSHLTQDGRTAFLRQGDFCIFDMARPVSWSFDNDYSLFKILIPREKLASRLGNTQNLTARAIRGNSITGSLVYSFVMRYIPFLDSMPPQHAQQLADILLNLITSAFSEFSIATPPQSLGRSTLFYFAQHYLEQHLSDPDLSVNECANACGISVRYLQMLFKEQNTSVLRWIYQKRLENYKAALVNPLLAEKNITQLAYECGFSDISNLSRKFKSEFFMTPSEYRKIHSLR; from the coding sequence ATGAAAAGCATGTTTACGACTCGGGAGCTCCCTGACGTAGATCGGTTTTCCGTATTCAGGGATACAATAAAAGACCGCTTTTTATCGTCTTATGAATGCAATGAAGTCGAATTGCCTCCTCATTCTCGATTTTATGCCAATATTGTCGAGCAGAAGGTGACAAATATTCGCTTTATTCAGCTAGAGTCTAATGGGCACTGGGCAAGTAGCCGTCCTTTGACCCATAAACTGAGTTTAGAAGAACATTTTCAAATTGAGATACAGCGTTCAGGAACCAGCCATCTGACGCAAGATGGAAGAACCGCATTTCTGCGACAAGGTGACTTTTGTATTTTTGATATGGCAAGACCCGTATCCTGGTCTTTTGATAACGACTACTCGTTATTTAAAATTCTGATCCCAAGGGAGAAACTAGCATCTCGTTTAGGGAATACCCAAAATCTTACAGCAAGAGCGATACGTGGTAATAGTATTACCGGCTCTCTCGTTTATAGTTTTGTGATGCGTTATATTCCATTCTTGGATTCAATGCCACCACAACATGCGCAACAACTTGCTGATATTTTATTGAATTTAATTACCTCAGCCTTTAGCGAATTCAGTATTGCGACACCACCGCAAAGCTTAGGAAGATCAACACTGTTTTATTTTGCTCAGCACTATCTTGAGCAACATCTTTCCGATCCCGATTTAAGTGTTAATGAATGTGCTAATGCGTGTGGGATCTCAGTACGCTATTTACAGATGCTATTTAAAGAACAAAATACGTCTGTACTTCGTTGGATCTACCAAAAGCGTCTCGAGAATTATAAAGCAGCATTGGTTAATCCACTTTTAGCAGAGAAAAATATTACACAACTCGCTTATGAATGTGGATTTAGTGATATTTCTAATTTAAGCCGAAAATTTAAATCTGAATTTTTTATGACACCTTCAGAGTATCGAAAAATACACTCTTTGAGATAA
- a CDS encoding ferredoxin family protein, whose protein sequence is MSQVNVDIKLGVNKFNVDEENPHIVLKDDIDPAQFEILMKACPAGLYKKDEKGQYLFDYAGCLECGTCRVLCGETILKKWEYPCGTLGIEFRYG, encoded by the coding sequence ATGAGTCAAGTAAACGTAGACATTAAATTAGGCGTCAATAAATTTAACGTGGATGAAGAAAATCCACATATTGTCTTAAAGGATGATATCGATCCTGCGCAATTTGAAATCTTAATGAAAGCTTGCCCAGCAGGTTTATATAAAAAAGATGAAAAAGGGCAATATCTTTTTGATTATGCAGGATGTTTAGAGTGTGGCACTTGCCGTGTGTTATGTGGCGAGACGATCTTAAAGAAATGGGAATACCCATGTGGCACATTAGGCATAGAGTTTCGTTACGGCTAA
- a CDS encoding FAD-binding protein yields the protein MASLLPTTFVYAEKADDLAKLIAFARGLGEKVNVLFIGDDESIRECVSLGADCVYCFAPQEGVIAEDYATSFAEIIKEAGANALVLLASSKRAKAIAARLGVTLKAGVVSDALSLTVENNTVIATHQVYGGLAHAKAEIRSPYAIATVGGALDVEAITDAPNASVVQGTFVAPAHTLKVLARKPKQGSSVDLGKAHCVVGVGRGFGKADDIALASALAKALQGEVGCSRPIAEGEGWMEHDRYIGVSGVTLGADVYVAVGISGQIQHMVGVDRAKIIVGINKDKNAPIFNMVDYGIVGDLYKVLPALTAKLGG from the coding sequence ATGGCTAGTTTACTACCTACTACCTTTGTTTATGCCGAGAAAGCGGATGATTTAGCGAAGTTGATAGCGTTTGCTCGTGGTCTTGGTGAAAAAGTGAATGTGTTATTTATCGGTGATGATGAAAGCATTCGTGAATGTGTCAGCCTTGGTGCTGATTGTGTCTATTGCTTTGCACCACAAGAAGGTGTGATTGCTGAAGATTATGCGACTTCTTTTGCTGAAATTATTAAAGAAGCGGGTGCTAATGCATTGGTTTTATTAGCATCATCAAAACGAGCAAAAGCCATTGCAGCTCGCCTTGGTGTTACGTTAAAAGCGGGTGTTGTCAGTGATGCATTAAGCCTAACCGTTGAAAACAATACTGTGATTGCAACACACCAAGTTTATGGTGGTTTAGCACATGCTAAAGCAGAAATTCGCTCACCTTATGCTATTGCTACCGTTGGTGGTGCATTAGATGTGGAAGCCATTACAGATGCTCCCAATGCATCAGTGGTACAAGGTACCTTTGTCGCCCCTGCGCATACATTAAAAGTGTTAGCACGTAAGCCAAAACAAGGTAGTAGCGTTGATTTAGGGAAAGCACATTGTGTTGTTGGTGTTGGACGTGGCTTTGGTAAGGCTGATGATATTGCGTTAGCGTCAGCATTAGCGAAAGCCCTTCAAGGTGAAGTGGGTTGTTCACGTCCAATTGCTGAAGGTGAAGGCTGGATGGAACACGATCGCTACATTGGTGTTTCAGGCGTGACCTTAGGTGCTGATGTTTATGTTGCTGTCGGTATTTCAGGACAAATTCAACATATGGTCGGTGTAGATAGAGCAAAAATTATTGTTGGTATCAACAAAGATAAAAATGCGCCTATCTTCAATATGGTGGACTACGGGATTGTCGGCGACCTCTACAAAGTGTTACCTGCATTAACAGCAAAACTTGGCGGCTAA
- the fixA gene encoding putative electron transfer flavoprotein FixA: MKLIACCKVVHDEQDITTRPDRTLATDNAGLKISLYDLNAIETAVEIASALGDSTVTALSVGTSAMVENAKIKKDILSRGPDALTLVADDACNALYSTDTANIIAQAAQKVGFDLLVFGEGSGDLYAQQTGLAVGEYLGLPCVNAVNKITVEGEKIIVERDLESITEELELTLPAVVCVTSSINTPKLPSMKAILAANKKPVEKLGLGDIGVDLSALTVVQTQVCAPEQTDRLGIILEGDSDENIATFAEHLRQAVNQ, encoded by the coding sequence ATGAAACTTATTGCCTGCTGTAAGGTTGTTCATGACGAACAAGACATCACAACGCGGCCTGATCGTACACTCGCAACTGATAATGCGGGTTTAAAAATTAGTTTATATGATTTAAACGCGATTGAAACTGCAGTAGAAATTGCCTCGGCTCTTGGTGATAGCACCGTAACTGCGCTGAGTGTAGGCACTAGTGCAATGGTAGAAAACGCGAAAATTAAAAAAGATATTTTATCGCGTGGCCCTGATGCATTAACACTTGTTGCTGATGATGCGTGTAATGCGCTTTATTCAACAGATACCGCCAATATTATTGCGCAAGCGGCACAAAAAGTGGGTTTTGATTTATTAGTTTTCGGTGAAGGTTCTGGTGACTTATACGCTCAACAAACAGGTTTAGCGGTAGGTGAATACTTAGGCTTACCTTGTGTTAATGCTGTTAATAAAATCACCGTTGAAGGTGAAAAAATTATTGTTGAACGTGATTTAGAAAGTATTACTGAAGAGTTAGAGCTGACATTACCTGCCGTTGTCTGCGTGACATCAAGCATTAACACCCCAAAATTACCGTCAATGAAAGCTATTTTAGCGGCTAATAAAAAACCTGTTGAGAAACTTGGGTTAGGAGATATTGGTGTTGATCTTTCAGCACTCACCGTAGTGCAAACGCAAGTGTGCGCACCAGAACAGACTGATCGCCTTGGCATTATTTTAGAAGGTGATTCAGATGAAAATATTGCCACATTTGCTGAGCATTTACGCCAAGCGGTTAATCAATAA
- a CDS encoding 2-hydroxyacyl-CoA dehydratase subunit D, protein MKTLTDRFDELQVVVDNPVAQLEGFIRSGKKVIGCFPEYTPNEIVYAAGMVPFGIWGAEGREISEAKKYFPPFYCALVLSSLEMGLDGALNKLSAAIIPSLCDTLKCLGQNWKAGVPQVPFIQLVHPQNRKTPAGIAFLTEQYKKIALQLGEISGQPVTDDALKNAIHLFNQRRAALREFSEMAALHPNLITPQRRNTVIKSGYFMDVVEHTKAVEAIVAQCKTLSPEPWKGHKVVVTGIIADSPSILQILADNKMAIVADEVAHESRQFRQDIPENNAPYEAMAEQIAQLEGCSLLYDPEKKRGRLIADMVKNTGADGVVYLLTKFCDPEEFDAPIVKKFLDREGIPSIIIEIDQQTKTYEQARTALQTFADVLSA, encoded by the coding sequence ATGAAAACATTAACGGATAGATTTGATGAGCTGCAAGTGGTGGTGGATAACCCCGTTGCGCAATTAGAAGGTTTTATTCGTAGTGGCAAAAAGGTGATTGGTTGTTTCCCTGAATATACGCCGAATGAAATTGTCTATGCGGCGGGCATGGTGCCTTTTGGTATTTGGGGTGCGGAAGGCCGTGAGATCTCAGAAGCGAAGAAATATTTTCCTCCTTTCTATTGTGCGCTAGTGCTTTCTTCTCTTGAGATGGGGTTGGATGGTGCGCTGAATAAACTGTCAGCAGCCATAATTCCTTCTTTGTGTGACACCTTAAAATGCTTAGGGCAAAACTGGAAAGCTGGTGTGCCACAAGTGCCTTTTATCCAACTGGTGCATCCACAAAATCGTAAAACCCCTGCAGGGATTGCTTTCTTAACCGAACAATACAAGAAAATTGCACTGCAATTAGGGGAGATTTCAGGTCAGCCTGTGACAGATGATGCACTAAAAAATGCGATTCATCTGTTTAATCAGCGTCGTGCCGCGTTACGCGAGTTTTCAGAGATGGCTGCGCTTCATCCAAATTTAATCACACCACAACGCCGTAATACCGTGATCAAAAGTGGTTATTTTATGGATGTTGTTGAACATACAAAAGCCGTTGAAGCCATTGTTGCACAATGCAAAACCTTATCTCCAGAACCTTGGAAAGGGCACAAAGTTGTTGTGACAGGCATTATTGCGGATAGCCCTTCTATTCTACAAATTTTGGCTGATAACAAGATGGCGATTGTGGCAGATGAAGTGGCACATGAGTCTCGTCAGTTCCGTCAAGATATCCCAGAAAATAACGCCCCTTATGAAGCAATGGCAGAGCAAATCGCTCAGCTTGAAGGGTGTTCACTTTTATATGATCCAGAGAAAAAACGTGGTCGTTTAATTGCCGATATGGTGAAAAACACAGGTGCAGATGGTGTTGTCTATTTGCTAACAAAATTCTGTGATCCTGAAGAATTCGATGCCCCGATAGTGAAGAAATTCCTCGATAGAGAAGGCATTCCTTCCATCATTATCGAAATCGATCAGCAAACCAAAACGTATGAACAAGCTAGAACGGCATTGCAAACTTTTGCTGATGTGCTTTCTGCTTAA
- a CDS encoding acyl-CoA dehydrogenase family protein yields MDFQLTEEQVLIRDMVREFVENDIKPIAGEIDKEHRFPSESVAPMAELGLFGFNIDENYGGTEADAISYVLATEEMAKVSAAHAMIMGSQCSLTGPVIQKYADEETKARILPGVVSGEQIGCFCLSEPSAGCDAAAQQTTAVRQGDNYLINGSKLWITAAPQGAFFIVFAMTDKSAGVKGITAFLVERDNPGISIGLPEEKMGMNGSETCSVSFSDCVVPVSARLGAEGKGFSIAMETLDGGRLSCSAIALGIAQSALDATIDYTKERIQFGKPIAANQGVQWMLVDMATRVDCARMLVYRAAAAKIAGLPYTRESAQAKLYASETATYVTQKAVQLHGGMGYTKSYPVERLMREAKLTEIFEGTSEVQRMVIAKHILA; encoded by the coding sequence ATGGATTTTCAGCTAACAGAAGAACAAGTTCTGATCCGCGATATGGTCAGAGAGTTTGTTGAAAACGATATTAAGCCTATTGCTGGCGAAATCGATAAAGAACACCGTTTTCCAAGTGAAAGCGTTGCACCTATGGCTGAATTAGGACTCTTTGGTTTCAATATTGATGAAAATTATGGTGGAACAGAAGCAGATGCAATTAGCTATGTATTAGCAACAGAAGAAATGGCAAAAGTCAGCGCTGCACACGCCATGATCATGGGTTCACAGTGTTCATTAACTGGCCCTGTTATTCAAAAATATGCTGATGAAGAAACCAAAGCACGTATTTTACCGGGAGTGGTTTCAGGTGAACAAATTGGTTGCTTCTGTTTATCAGAACCCAGTGCGGGTTGTGATGCAGCAGCTCAACAAACAACGGCTGTTCGCCAAGGTGATAATTATCTGATCAATGGCTCTAAATTGTGGATCACAGCAGCACCTCAAGGTGCATTCTTTATTGTATTTGCCATGACCGATAAAAGTGCGGGTGTTAAAGGGATCACTGCATTCTTAGTTGAGCGTGATAATCCAGGGATCAGCATTGGTTTACCTGAAGAAAAAATGGGTATGAATGGCTCTGAAACCTGTTCTGTCAGTTTTAGTGACTGCGTTGTACCTGTTAGTGCACGTTTAGGCGCTGAAGGTAAAGGTTTTAGCATTGCCATGGAAACCTTAGATGGTGGCCGTTTAAGCTGTTCAGCTATTGCATTAGGTATCGCACAAAGCGCATTAGATGCCACGATTGATTACACCAAAGAGCGTATTCAATTTGGAAAGCCTATTGCGGCCAACCAAGGTGTGCAATGGATGTTAGTGGATATGGCTACCCGTGTAGATTGTGCTCGTATGTTGGTGTATCGCGCAGCTGCGGCAAAAATTGCTGGGCTTCCTTATACCCGCGAATCAGCGCAAGCCAAATTATACGCTTCTGAAACAGCAACCTATGTGACTCAAAAAGCCGTTCAACTCCACGGCGGTATGGGTTACACCAAATCTTATCCTGTTGAACGCCTAATGCGTGAAGCAAAACTCACCGAAATTTTTGAAGGCACAAGCGAAGTGCAACGCATGGTGATCGCTAAACATATTTTAGCGTAA
- a CDS encoding GntP family permease, producing MKGIHIFISVFTTSLFLAVTAWLVSPDMLNPVDALLQVYTGGLGGYFGSFFFIFVLGAIFGKLTAISGAADSVASFIIGKFGERAVIPSLVAACAILAYGGVSVFVALFTVYSMMVSLFRKANLPRRLIPAVYFAGAGTFVMIMPGSPQIQNLIPMKFLGTSATAGLVPGMLTALFQVTLVIIYLTWLFKRVKAKGEGWVEDEKTAKAEEGKKDRQLPNVLVALLPMLILLVVLNILKWDPAIALFCAIIAALIVYLRYLDWKKLVPNLAAGTMEGVTSLFNTAVIVGFGALVMTLPAFKESFQAIAQSGLNPLVVTAISVGALVFISGSGSGALSIAMPMIAAMFPATVVDQGSLHRVATMASMSTTPPFNGLIITVFSVCGVSHKEGYGPVGTLTLAIPLLAMMFMLLLYTFLPASIATM from the coding sequence ATGAAAGGCATACATATATTCATTTCTGTCTTTACCACTAGCCTATTTCTTGCTGTGACTGCATGGCTTGTATCACCAGATATGCTTAATCCTGTCGATGCACTGTTACAAGTGTATACCGGTGGGTTAGGTGGCTATTTTGGTAGCTTCTTCTTCATTTTCGTACTCGGTGCGATTTTTGGCAAGTTAACCGCTATCAGTGGCGCTGCTGATAGTGTTGCCTCTTTTATTATTGGTAAATTTGGTGAAAGAGCCGTTATTCCTTCATTAGTTGCGGCTTGTGCCATTTTAGCCTACGGCGGTGTTTCAGTGTTTGTTGCACTGTTTACCGTTTATTCGATGATGGTGAGTTTATTCCGCAAAGCAAATCTTCCTCGTAGACTTATTCCGGCTGTCTATTTTGCCGGTGCAGGTACGTTTGTAATGATAATGCCTGGATCACCTCAAATCCAAAACCTTATCCCAATGAAGTTTTTAGGTACGTCAGCGACGGCAGGGTTAGTACCGGGTATGTTGACAGCCTTGTTCCAAGTCACCTTAGTGATTATTTATCTCACTTGGTTATTTAAGCGCGTAAAAGCGAAAGGTGAAGGCTGGGTTGAAGATGAAAAAACAGCCAAAGCCGAAGAAGGTAAAAAAGATCGCCAATTACCTAATGTGCTTGTTGCATTACTCCCTATGCTTATTTTGCTTGTTGTGCTGAATATTCTGAAATGGGACCCTGCTATTGCCTTATTCTGCGCCATTATCGCAGCTTTGATTGTGTACTTACGCTATCTCGATTGGAAAAAGCTTGTACCTAATTTAGCTGCAGGAACGATGGAAGGGGTGACCTCCCTCTTTAACACGGCGGTTATTGTCGGGTTTGGGGCATTAGTGATGACCTTACCTGCATTTAAAGAATCATTCCAAGCGATTGCTCAATCTGGTCTTAATCCACTTGTTGTTACTGCAATTTCAGTCGGTGCCTTGGTGTTTATCAGTGGCTCAGGCTCTGGTGCGTTAAGTATTGCTATGCCAATGATTGCTGCAATGTTCCCTGCAACTGTGGTTGATCAAGGCTCCTTACACCGTGTGGCCACAATGGCATCAATGAGTACAACTCCGCCATTTAACGGATTGATTATTACTGTCTTTAGTGTCTGTGGTGTCAGTCATAAAGAGGGTTATGGCCCTGTAGGAACGTTAACTCTCGCTATCCCACTGTTAGCCATGATGTTTATGTTGCTGCTGTACACCTTCTTACCTGCATCCATAGCGACGATGTAG
- a CDS encoding FAD-dependent oxidoreductase, whose protein sequence is MSDDIFDAIIVGGGLAGGTAAYVLAQAGCDVLVVERGNFAGSKNMTGGRLYAHSLEKIIPNFAEEAPVERLVTREKISMLTPTDGVTLDYQHTQQEEDAARSYTVLRSSFDQWLMEKAEDAGAQVITGVRVDEVLVKDGKVCGVKAGDDEIEAHVVILADGVNSLLAKQLGMTQKVNPHTVAVGVKELLEFTPQQMEDRFGCTNDEGLAWLFAGAPSGGYLGGGFLYTNKNTVSLGLVLGLHNVDKFEKTVPQLLEDFKQHPVVAPLIKDGKLLEYSAHMVPEGGMNMVSELVKDGVLVAGDAAGFCLNVGYTVRGMDLAIASGEAAAKAVLMAKEQNSYSQKELSCYQSLLNDSFVMKDMKLYKDLPAFLDNTRFFTDYPQMAANVMHDLFVINGPEKPVRKKILSQVKKVGVMNLIKDGFKGVRSL, encoded by the coding sequence ATGTCAGACGATATTTTTGACGCCATTATTGTGGGTGGTGGACTTGCTGGTGGTACTGCTGCCTATGTTTTAGCGCAAGCAGGATGTGATGTGTTAGTGGTTGAGCGAGGTAATTTCGCTGGCAGTAAAAATATGACGGGCGGGCGTTTATACGCACACAGCCTTGAAAAAATCATCCCCAACTTTGCCGAAGAAGCTCCAGTTGAGCGCCTTGTGACGCGTGAAAAAATCTCCATGTTAACGCCGACAGATGGCGTTACGTTAGATTATCAACATACTCAGCAAGAAGAGGATGCAGCGCGTTCTTATACTGTATTACGCTCTTCGTTTGATCAGTGGTTAATGGAAAAAGCGGAAGATGCTGGCGCACAAGTGATCACTGGCGTTCGTGTCGATGAAGTATTAGTAAAAGATGGCAAAGTGTGTGGCGTTAAAGCCGGTGATGATGAAATTGAAGCGCATGTCGTGATTTTAGCCGATGGTGTGAATTCACTGTTAGCGAAGCAATTAGGTATGACACAGAAAGTAAATCCTCATACTGTTGCCGTCGGTGTGAAAGAGCTACTTGAATTTACTCCTCAACAAATGGAAGACCGATTTGGTTGCACAAATGATGAAGGATTAGCTTGGCTTTTTGCAGGCGCACCATCAGGGGGATACTTAGGCGGTGGTTTTTTATATACCAATAAAAATACTGTTTCTTTAGGACTGGTTTTAGGGCTACATAACGTCGATAAGTTCGAAAAAACGGTTCCTCAATTATTAGAAGATTTTAAACAACATCCTGTTGTTGCACCGCTTATCAAAGACGGAAAATTATTAGAATATTCAGCTCATATGGTGCCGGAAGGTGGCATGAATATGGTGTCTGAATTAGTGAAAGATGGTGTATTAGTGGCGGGTGATGCCGCTGGATTTTGCCTAAATGTTGGCTATACCGTAAGAGGAATGGATCTGGCGATTGCTTCAGGTGAAGCTGCCGCAAAAGCGGTATTAATGGCAAAAGAACAAAACAGCTATAGTCAAAAAGAGCTGAGTTGTTATCAATCTTTATTAAATGACAGCTTTGTTATGAAAGATATGAAGCTATATAAAGATCTACCTGCTTTCCTTGATAACACCCGATTTTTTACTGATTACCCACAAATGGCCGCTAATGTAATGCATGATTTATTCGTGATTAATGGCCCAGAAAAACCAGTACGTAAGAAAATCCTGTCTCAAGTGAAGAAAGTCGGTGTGATGAACTTAATTAAAGATGGCTTTAAAGGAGTACGTTCTTTATGA